The Ostrinia nubilalis chromosome 17, ilOstNubi1.1, whole genome shotgun sequence genome contains a region encoding:
- the LOC135080159 gene encoding growth arrest-specific protein 1-like: MNVSILRKILKFVSFNQKTVLCWTKASLKDFHNDRCAYRAGCGAALQNYEMMCNDVLVETDAKCTEACEYALIALTSTVEGKDLMNCQCEDQYCEQARKRIDVCRPQVLKGAANVTSSCRLSQLVCMADAQCAAALGYYKQLCKSMFKGRKCSKKCRNSIKILMKQEKAAPLTTCQCDGYEDYDCPRMQNNLDRLCFSKSHHEPRNRKNHERGHVPKHHKYLENEVVPGAAPTIAISWSLFFSSAVLAFSIR; the protein is encoded by the exons ATGAATGTGAGTATATTAAGAAAGATACTGAAGTTCGTTAGTTTTAACCAAAAGACTGtcctctgctggacaaaggcctccctcaaagatttccacaacgatcgctGCGCCTACCGCGCCGGCTGCGGCGCCGCGCTGCAGAACTACGAGATGATGTGCAATGACGTGCTGGTGGAGACTGACGCCAAGTGTACGGAGGCGTGCGAGTACGCGCTGATAGCGCTGACGTCGACTGTAGAGGGGAAGGATCTGATGAAT TGTCAATGTGAGGATCAGTACTGCGAGCAAGCGAGGAAGCGAATCGACGTGTGCAGGCCCCAAGTTTTAAAAGGGGCTGCGAACGTTACATCCTCTTGCCGACTATCCCAGCTGGTGTGCATGGCGGATGCCCAATGCGCCGCAGCGCTGGGCTACTACAAGCAGTTGTGCAAATCCATGTTCAAAGGTAGAAAGTGCTCGAAAAAATGCCGGAActccataaaaatattgatgaagCAGGAGAAAGCAGCACCGTTAACCACGTGTCAGTGCGACGGTTACGAGGACTATGACTGCCCGAGGATGCAGAATAATCTGGATAGGTTGTGCTTTAGCAAGTCTCACCACGAACCACGAAATCGAAAGAACCACGAAAGGGGGCACGTGCCGAAGCACCACAAATACTTAGAAAATGAAGTCGTCCCAGGGGCGGCACCAACCATTGCCATATCGTGGTCTCTTTTCTTTTCGAGTGCTGTTCTTGCGTTTAGCATAAGATAG
- the LOC135079689 gene encoding uncharacterized protein LOC135079689 isoform X2, with product MASQDEVSRRRRVSYQQLESLWEFLNSHRDVAVGYNKTAQAREYSKRMWTTVSQTLNSLGEGATKDWKSWSNYWVDYKAKLKRRVASIRAAQNRTGGGPSEAIPLNDLEKKFLSLLGEGFGSGIPNTQVDPFPIQTQSEHTAPEAGTSNSEAPLVLEHPLTHESVQLEGEEEPALQDSVLEQPQVQQEVAPQQQQQPEETRPRQVPRLPSRRSRRQAALSQQMAREMLVNISRDRMLAEQQNTMYLGQIAEAQERNSQTLQEMLTKLNTIASVIDKSMGSRGPQTGDEGSPDT from the exons ATGGc TTCACAGGATGAGGTATCGCGTCGTCGCCGGGTATCGTACCAGCAGTTAGAATCTTTATGGGAGTTTTTGAACTCTCACAGAGATGTGGCTGTAGGATACAATAAAACGGCGCAGGCTCGAGAGTATTCTAAGCGGATGTGGACAACTGTGTCTCAAACTTTAAACTCTTTGGGAGAAGGAGCTACAAAGGACTGGAAAAGTTGGTCTAAT taTTGGGTAGACTACAAAGCGAAATTAAAAAGAAGAGTAGCAAGCATCCGTGCTGCTCAAAATCGCACCGGCGGTGGCCCTTCTGAAGCCATTCCCCTAAATGATTTAGAGAAGAAATTCCTAAGTCTACTTGGAGAAGGCTTTGGAAGTGGGATACCTAATACCCAAGTAGACCCATTTCCAATT CAAACTCAGTCCGAACATACTGCACCTGAGGCTGGAACATCTAACTCAGAAGCTCCTCTAGTTCTTGAACACCCTCTCACCCATGAGAGTGTTCAACTAGAGGGAGAGGAAGAGCCAGCACTGCAAGACTCTGTACTAGAGCAGCCGCAGGTGCAACAGGAAGTGGCCCCACAGCAGCAACAACAGCCTGAGGAAACACGTCCTCGACAAGTGCCAAGACTGCCAAGTCGACGCAGTAGGCGACAAGCTGCTTTGAGCCAACAAATGGCCAGAGAAATGTTGGTTAACATTTCTCGGGACAGAATGTTGGCCGAGCAGCAAAATACAATGTACCTTGGCCAAATCGCAGAAGCACAGGAGAGAAATTCCCAAACATTGCAAGAAAtgttgacaaaattaaatacaatagcATCTGTTATTGACAA GAGCATGGGATCGAGAGGACCACAGACGGGAGACGAGGGCTCTCCTGATACTTAG
- the LOC135079689 gene encoding uncharacterized protein LOC135079689 isoform X1, giving the protein MYSWERTKTAMLCCCGISGLRCIGVGLKLYCSSKLTNFIGNGVSTYLIVFYFGDVGILKHYWNHVLYLSSQDEVSRRRRVSYQQLESLWEFLNSHRDVAVGYNKTAQAREYSKRMWTTVSQTLNSLGEGATKDWKSWSNYWVDYKAKLKRRVASIRAAQNRTGGGPSEAIPLNDLEKKFLSLLGEGFGSGIPNTQVDPFPIQTQSEHTAPEAGTSNSEAPLVLEHPLTHESVQLEGEEEPALQDSVLEQPQVQQEVAPQQQQQPEETRPRQVPRLPSRRSRRQAALSQQMAREMLVNISRDRMLAEQQNTMYLGQIAEAQERNSQTLQEMLTKLNTIASVIDKSMGSRGPQTGDEGSPDT; this is encoded by the exons ATGTATTCTTGGGAACGAACTAAGACAGCTATGTTGTGTTGTTGTGGTATTAGTGGATTGCGTTGCATTGGTGTCGGTCTGAAATTGTATTGCTCAAGCAAACTAACTAATTTTATTGGAAATGGcgtaagtacttacttaattgtgttttattttggtgaTGTAGGTATCTTAAAACATTATTGGAATCATGTTTTATATCTTAGTTCACAGGATGAGGTATCGCGTCGTCGCCGGGTATCGTACCAGCAGTTAGAATCTTTATGGGAGTTTTTGAACTCTCACAGAGATGTGGCTGTAGGATACAATAAAACGGCGCAGGCTCGAGAGTATTCTAAGCGGATGTGGACAACTGTGTCTCAAACTTTAAACTCTTTGGGAGAAGGAGCTACAAAGGACTGGAAAAGTTGGTCTAAT taTTGGGTAGACTACAAAGCGAAATTAAAAAGAAGAGTAGCAAGCATCCGTGCTGCTCAAAATCGCACCGGCGGTGGCCCTTCTGAAGCCATTCCCCTAAATGATTTAGAGAAGAAATTCCTAAGTCTACTTGGAGAAGGCTTTGGAAGTGGGATACCTAATACCCAAGTAGACCCATTTCCAATT CAAACTCAGTCCGAACATACTGCACCTGAGGCTGGAACATCTAACTCAGAAGCTCCTCTAGTTCTTGAACACCCTCTCACCCATGAGAGTGTTCAACTAGAGGGAGAGGAAGAGCCAGCACTGCAAGACTCTGTACTAGAGCAGCCGCAGGTGCAACAGGAAGTGGCCCCACAGCAGCAACAACAGCCTGAGGAAACACGTCCTCGACAAGTGCCAAGACTGCCAAGTCGACGCAGTAGGCGACAAGCTGCTTTGAGCCAACAAATGGCCAGAGAAATGTTGGTTAACATTTCTCGGGACAGAATGTTGGCCGAGCAGCAAAATACAATGTACCTTGGCCAAATCGCAGAAGCACAGGAGAGAAATTCCCAAACATTGCAAGAAAtgttgacaaaattaaatacaatagcATCTGTTATTGACAA GAGCATGGGATCGAGAGGACCACAGACGGGAGACGAGGGCTCTCCTGATACTTAG